The genomic window CTAAAGCCCTTGAGGACACCCCGGGGTCATGGCCCAGCGGCACCCCGGGGAAAGCAGGTTGTACCGGGCTCCGCACCGCGGCTCGGCGCTCTGGGCCTCGGGGCCCGCCGCGGGCTCCGACAAACTTTGGTTCTCAGGACTCGGGGACGCGGCCGAGGCTGCGCCCCATggcccccattgccttacaacagAGCCCCTGCCCCAGGGCCCCGCTGGGCGGtcggagccggggccggggccgcgggggcAGCCGGGGCCTTCGGCCGGGGGTTGGCGAGCCTGAGCAGACGGAAGCGTCCTCGGACGGGGAAGCCGGGGCCGAGCAGGAGCCCTCGAGGGACCTGGAGGACGGAGACTCGTCCGCCCCGAGCCTGTCGGCAGCCTGCCGCTGTCAGGGGGCGCCCAGCGCCCCCGAAGGACCCCTTTCCGAGGGTGGAGATGGCTCGTTCCGTAACGTGTGCACCTGCTGTACCTCCCCAGGCCTGGGgcaagatgaagaagaagaaaaagaagagcccTCCAGGCTTCCCAGGGACCCTTTTACTGGGCCCGGTGCAAAGAGGCCTCTGCCAAGAAGACAGCGGCATCGCCTGCCCACCAAAGAGGAGCCCAGGGAGGCCGGTCGGAGGGACCCCCGGCCCTCGGGTCGACACCGGCCTGGCCGGAAAAGGAGCCAGGCTGACAGGCGCCGGTGTTGGGTGGCCTGGGGGTCGGAGGAACTGTATCGACTGGGACAGAAGGGATTCTGGTGGCTGATCGAGTTGTTGGTGTTAGTGGGGGAGTATGTGGAAACTGGGGGGCTTCTTGTCTATTCTTGTGGACAGCTGAGAGGCAGTGATCTGGACCTGCTCCGAGGCTGGCTGGGGAGCTGGGTGGGGCAGGTGGGGAGCTGGGCTCAGAGAGGCTTCCTGTGTCTAGGCCGGGGACTTTGCTCCGGGGCAGGGCTCTTTTCCCACCTGCTCCGGTTCCTGTTTGCGGTGCTCCTCTTGGGCCTGGCCTTGCTGTTGGGCAGTATGCAGCTGAGCTGGAGAGTGCTGGTGTGCATGGGAGACCGATTGGGCTGGCGGACTCAGGCCACCTGGCTCTTCTCCAAGCTGGATGCGCCTCATGTGCACCGATGTTGGACGTATCTCAGAGAGAGCAGGACGTGGCAACAGTTGGTGGGGCTGATGCAGAGGGGTTGGCCGGAGGGGCCTCGGGTCAAGCATAAGACCGACAGGCAAGGGGATGGGCCGGCATCCAGTGGGCGATACTACCAACCTGGAGAGGAGGTGTCTCGGCTCTTGGCTATGGCCGGTATACCAGAAGATGAGCTCAACCCCTTCCAGGTCCTAGGGGTAGAAGCCACAGCATCAGATATAGAGCTGAAGAAGGCATATAGGCACCTGGCAGTGATGGTAAGTTCCCTGCCCCATAGTAGATGGTTTCTCCTGGGAAGGGGGgcatggggagagagagagagaatgagaatgagtcTTATAATTCTAGCAGCTCTTCATTATTCTAACCTCCCTTCTCCACTCCCAAATATGTGGTTTGTTTGTGTGTTGTCTTGTTATATAATTAAGGAATCATTCACCACATTGCCATTGACTTCAGGGGTCAAGTGTAGACTTGTCTAGTTTGCATTTTCAGTGGgatatgaaaataaattggagaataaCTGGAAAATGGTAGAGAGGTGCATGAGCTTAAAGAAGGCTAAGGAATAGGTAAATAGAAATTTTCTAAAGAAGtatcaaatggagaaagatggTCTGTAGTTTCGGTCTGTAGTTTCTCCACTGGGACAGAATGAAAAACTAGTCAAAGACTGCTCTTTGCCTAGACA from Macrotis lagotis isolate mMagLag1 chromosome 2, bilby.v1.9.chrom.fasta, whole genome shotgun sequence includes these protein-coding regions:
- the DNAJC14 gene encoding LOW QUALITY PROTEIN: dnaJ homolog subfamily C member 14 (The sequence of the model RefSeq protein was modified relative to this genomic sequence to represent the inferred CDS: deleted 1 base in 1 codon) — translated: MAQRHPGESRLYRAPHRGSALWASGPAAGSDKLWFSGLGDAAEAAPHGPHCLTTEPLPQGPAGRSEPGPGPRGQPGPSAGGGEPEQTEASSDGEAGAEQEPSRDLEDGDSSAPSLSAACRCQGAPSAPEGPLSEGGDGSFRNVCTCCTSPGLGQDEEEEKEEPSRLPRDPFTGPGAKRPLPRRQRHRLPTKEEPREAGRRDPRPSGRHRPGRKRSQADRRRCWVAWGSEELYRLGQKGFWWLIELLVLVGEYVETGGLLVYSCGQLRGSDLDLLRGWLGSWVGQVGSWAQRGFLCLGRGLCSGAGLFSHLLRFLFAVLLLGLALLLGSMQLSWRVLVCMGDRLGWRTQATWLFSKLDAPHVHRCWTYLRESRTWQQLVGLMQRGWPEGPRVKHKTDRQGDGPASSGRYYQPGEEVSRLLAMAGIPEDELNPFQVLGVEATASDIELKKAYRHLAVMVHPDKNHHPRAEEAFKVLRAAWDIVSNPKRRKEYEMKQMAESELSRSVNEFLSKLQEELKEAMNTMMCSRCQGKHRRFEMDRESQCARYCAECNKMHPAEEGDFWAESSMLGLKITYFAMMDGKVYDITEWAGCQRVGISPDTHRVPYHISFGSRIPGPGGRQRATPDAPPASVADLQDFFSRIFQVPPGQMPNGNFFATSQSGSGATPSSRPDSSTAPKGSEAKPKWRKKVRRPFQR